From Verrucomicrobiia bacterium, a single genomic window includes:
- a CDS encoding MFS transporter, with protein sequence MQNPLPGLNHLANQPIALPASGDYLSALLASFLGWTLDAFDFFVLIFAVPAIAKDFHTDIKAIMGAVAVTLAFRPVGAFIFGLLADRYGRRGPLMADLIFYSVIEVLSGLAPDYTTFLLLRALFGIGMGGEWGVGASLVMEKAPVRWRGVLSGLLQEGYAVGYLPAACCYFVVFPRWGWRPMFFVGGLPALLAVFVRFKVEESAVWQQERQENWGNLTKAILSNWKVFLYLTTLMMMMNFASHGTQDMYPTFLKEQRGFSPRQVAIIAVIYNLGALSGGIVFGWVSDRWGRRRGMMTAFVLAAILIPLWAYAPTTALLVLGSFLMQFMVQGAWGVIPAHITELSPGSVRGFLPGFAYQCGVLLAGSVGYLEALFAKNLDYATAMALTAVVVFITGVIVIALGSERRGARFGEGLGR encoded by the coding sequence GTGCAAAATCCCCTTCCGGGCCTCAATCATCTTGCTAATCAGCCCATTGCGTTGCCTGCCTCAGGCGACTATCTGAGCGCATTACTGGCCAGTTTTCTGGGTTGGACTCTGGACGCATTCGATTTTTTTGTCCTGATATTTGCCGTACCAGCAATAGCCAAGGATTTCCACACAGATATCAAAGCAATAATGGGAGCTGTCGCGGTGACTCTGGCCTTCAGGCCGGTGGGGGCCTTTATTTTTGGATTGCTGGCAGACCGTTATGGCCGTCGAGGGCCACTCATGGCGGACTTGATTTTTTATTCGGTCATTGAGGTCCTCTCCGGGCTGGCTCCGGATTACACGACCTTTCTGCTGTTGCGGGCTCTCTTTGGCATAGGGATGGGAGGAGAATGGGGTGTGGGGGCATCTCTGGTGATGGAAAAGGCGCCTGTGCGTTGGCGAGGTGTTTTATCTGGTTTGCTGCAGGAAGGATATGCGGTGGGGTACCTGCCGGCAGCTTGTTGCTATTTTGTGGTGTTTCCTCGCTGGGGCTGGCGGCCAATGTTCTTTGTGGGCGGGTTGCCGGCGCTGCTGGCGGTATTCGTACGATTCAAGGTCGAGGAATCGGCTGTGTGGCAGCAGGAAAGGCAGGAGAACTGGGGCAATCTGACAAAGGCCATCCTGTCGAACTGGAAAGTCTTTCTCTACCTGACCACCCTGATGATGATGATGAATTTTGCCTCACACGGCACGCAAGACATGTACCCGACCTTCCTCAAGGAGCAACGGGGTTTCTCGCCGCGCCAGGTAGCCATCATAGCGGTGATTTACAACCTGGGCGCCTTGAGCGGGGGGATAGTTTTCGGGTGGGTCTCTGACCGCTGGGGGCGCCGCCGTGGAATGATGACGGCGTTCGTTCTGGCAGCTATCCTTATCCCGCTTTGGGCCTATGCCCCGACCACCGCTTTGCTGGTGCTCGGCTCGTTTCTGATGCAGTTTATGGTTCAGGGTGCCTGGGGCGTCATTCCTGCACATATTACCGAACTGTCGCCTGGGTCGGTTCGAGGGTTTTTACCCGGTTTCGCCTACCAATGTGGAGTGTTGCTGGCGGGTAGCGTAGGCTATCTCGAGGCCCTCTTTGCGAAGAACCTCGATTATGCGACGGCCATGGCCCTGACGGCCGTGGTGGTATTCATTACTGGGGTAATAGTTATCGCTTTGGGCTCAGAGCGCCGCGGCGCGCGGTTCGGGGAGGGGCTGGGGCGTTGA